The Aspergillus luchuensis IFO 4308 DNA, chromosome 7, nearly complete sequence genome has a segment encoding these proteins:
- a CDS encoding uncharacterized protein (COG:G;~EggNog:ENOG410PGUV;~InterPro:IPR016040,IPR036291,IPR020904;~PFAM:PF04321,PF01073,PF16363,PF13460,PF01370;~TransMembrane:1 (o20-39i);~go_function: GO:0016491 - oxidoreductase activity [Evidence IEA]): protein MTVQQRGLGSNGSDNEDAMGSVKTILVTGGAGFIGGWFIRHLLQVYGTRYTVLCFDILDYCASKCNIHPVEHLPNFHFFGGDLCDPDSVTAVFQQFTVDAIVHFAANSHVDQSLINPVSFTRNNVTGTHVLLEAARQAGTVVRFIHVSTDEVYGENRPNQDYAFTEEDRLNPTNPYSASKAAAEMIANAYRYSFHMPIIITRCNNVFGPCQYPESKSSLMTF, encoded by the exons ATGACTGTCCAACAGCGAGGACTTGGAAGCAATGGCTCAGATAATGAGGATGCTATGGGAAGTGTGAAGACCATCTTGGTTACTGGGGGCGCAGGATTCAT TGGGGGCTGGTTCATTCGGCACCTCCTCCAGGTATATGGTACGAGGTATACGGTACTCTGCTTTGATATTCTCGATTACTGCGCGTCCAAGTGCAACATACACCCCGTCGAGCATCTTCCCAACTTCCACTTTTTTGGAGGCGATCTGTGCGACCCCGACAGTGTAACAGCTGTCTTCCAGCAGTTTACAGTGGATGCCATTGTCCACTTCGCAGCAAATTCTCACGTGGATCAGTCTCTGATTAACCCCGTCTCTTTCACTCGGAACAACGTGACTGGGACCCATGTTCTTCTGGAAGCAGCACGACAGGCTGGGACGGTCGTACGGTTTATCCACGTATCTACTGACGAGGTATACGGAGAAAATCGGCCAAACCAGGACTATGCCTTTACCGAGGAAGATCGGCTGAACCCGACCAATCCATACTCAGCTAGCAAAGCCGCTGCTGAGATGATCGCCAATGCCTATCGGTATTCTTTCCATATGCCCATCATAATAACTCGCTGCAACAATGTTTTCGGTCCCTGTCAGTACCCGGAGAGTAAGAGCTCCCTGATGACATTCTAG
- a CDS encoding uncharacterized protein (COG:S;~EggNog:ENOG410PRJP;~InterPro:IPR006680,IPR032466;~PFAM:PF04909;~go_function: GO:0016787 - hydrolase activity [Evidence IEA]) has protein sequence MTIVKSKAGLTVPKYAWDSHIHVIESDKFPLSPDRDYTPKAATREQALAFERSVGIQHAVIVLPSVYGTNNSVLIDALRSTNGTYRGVCVLDLSAEIDNTTLQTFHDAGVRGIRINYGNGGTDAQITADTIRAASIARIHNWILQLWVPIASFKSLHPIIPILGVRVVADHYAHAMTASRTGNLHNAIDPFSIPGFREVVDLMRRNHLFVKISAPYQNSRDEPLYSDLRVIAETLMLHGPDMVVFGSDWPHTASKEGNGAGGRLVEQDFRDVDDQAILQQTLEWAGTQAQVRRLFVDNPRRLWGWTDTES, from the exons ATGACAATCGTCAAGTCTAAAGCCGGGCTAACAGTCCCGAAATATGCTTG GGACTCTCATATTCATGTCATTGAATCCGACAAGTTCCCCCTCAGTCCAGACAGAG ACTACACCCCCAAAGCTGCGACTCGCGAACAGGCCCTGGCATTTGAACGCTCCGTCGGCATTCAGCATGCCGTCATCGTCTTACCCAGCGTATATGGAACTAATAACAGCGTCCTTATCGACGCCCTACGCTCCACCAACGGTACTTATCGCGGCGTCTGCGTCTTAGACCTCTCGGCGGAAATCGATAACACTACCCTTCAAACATTTCACGACGCCGGCGTCCGCGGAATCCGCATTAACTATGGTAACGGAGGGACAGACGCACAAATTACTGCAGATACCATTCGCGCGGCGTCGATCGCGCGAATTCACAACTGGATCCTGCAGTTATGGGTCCCTATCGCCTCCTTCAAGTCCCTTCACCCTATAATTCCAATCCTGGGGGTACGTGTCGTAGCGGACCACTATGCTCACGCGATGACAGCTTCCCGTACGGGCAATCTACACAATGCGATCGATCCCTTTAGCATCCCCGGCTTCCGAGAAGTGGTAGACCTAATGCGACGAAACCACCTTTTCGTTAAGATCTCGGCGCCGTACCAGAACTCGCGGGACGAGCCGCTGTATAGTGATCTGCGGGTTATCGCGGAGACACTTATGCTGCATGGACCCGACATGGTGGTTTTTGGCAGCGACTGGCCGCATACGGCGAGTAAGGAGGGGAATGGGGCTGGAGGGAGATTGGTTGAGCAGGACTTTAGGGACGTTGACGATCAGGCTATTCTGCAACAGACGCTTGAGTGGGCCGGAACGCAGGCGCAGGTGAGGAGGTTGTTTGTGGATAACCCAAGAAGGTTATGGGGGTGGACCGACACGGAGTCGTGA
- a CDS encoding uncharacterized protein (COG:S;~EggNog:ENOG410PPCP), whose protein sequence is MLIAEPFPGYRDSGADIVYTLRQKGVKVLKSDPSAPVSPNEGWAFPDTEEGIYSAAQQGATYSWANTILFTSHPLQISSKLTPVASEIYAVGQSPGLVESFDDKAYLNDKLRELGGYTLPKSCLVSPENISEIINYIDRYPIVGKPV, encoded by the coding sequence ATGCTTATAGCTGAACCCTTCCCCGGCTATCGGGATTCTGGCGCGGACATTGTTTACACCCTTCGGCAGAAGGGCGTGAAGGTCTTAAAGTCAGATCCTTCGGCCCCAGTCTCCCCCAATGAAGGCTGGGCGTTCCCAGACACGGAGGAAGGAATTTACAGCGCGGCCCAGCAGGGCGCCACGTATTCCTGGGCTAACACCATTCTTTTCACCTCTCACCCTCTTCAAATATCCTCAAAACTAACACCTGTAGCCTCTGAGATCTACGCAGTGGGTCAGTCGCCAGGCCTGGTTGAAAGCTTTGATGACAAGGCATATCTGAACGATAAACTACGGGAGCTTGGAGGCTACACCCTACCGAAGTCCTGTCTGGTGAGTCCTGAAAATATCAGTGAAATTATCAACTATATCGACCGGTACCCAATCGTCGGCAAGCCTGTTTGA
- a CDS encoding fungal specific transcription factor domain-containing protein (COG:S;~EggNog:ENOG410PPIN;~InterPro:IPR007219;~PFAM:PF04082;~TransMembrane:1 (o598-620i);~go_function: GO:0003677 - DNA binding [Evidence IEA];~go_function: GO:0008270 - zinc ion binding [Evidence IEA];~go_process: GO:0006351 - transcription, DNA-templated [Evidence IEA]) produces MPGWSSGAYYRIQPNWSALLQTQPLRRGPQLPRLGINGVLRLVSAADGEKSAVMAPYPHARIARELVWTVWKGELRLLRLYYLERRVRELERLEPLPLRDNADNAESTDNSRSACDQNALFDGHNASPTPAPVVVENHGIHLGEDHHSPAVQSPAVSGSTQITRNQPLAHEVGLLSLANNTEPKYLGPSSGISFARLIYESAPQSQGLPLSLLQGQGTHEQPRVLPPTATGRALSSDASSIPPIPLPSPAECQQYAEAYFEGTYLYPFISQQGLYQLLSQIQKYNESSTWNHPLPIRLAAAQVGLVLSLGARFLEVRLGSDFDSSDLFVSAMTHSSQICLQDSMEGVQILLLMVLHSFYSPEGLNAWYLLHTIIASCLDLGLQRRNEYAAELNSATYRLAAQRRSAIFWSAYSMDRTLTTILGRPLTLRDEAIDQPFPGLDASDEVEEAATRWDSAKMTHHPFEQIPSTYLAFIYSLRFDRITAEIKLMIYRVSRSPRRFPWPSNISSWQRETDQACKNLLTEVYTQQRGRSVCGPSSLSGTTVQRLEIKFHQCIMLLYRPSPQLPYPTFAAIESCFGSAMKIIQINTELHRFRNMEWSWLSAHTIFVAAITVLYCLWAYPAVRDLTPATVPLSRVDSALELLTFLKQRWSVAEEPCEKLSRLIALTHETMRETAENQRRSATADDITTPPPAETQLGIGVSMVPQEDGRSLLIDELGILRDLFDLGWLSDWGSDATQPPVWDTSELLRGFDS; encoded by the exons ATGCCAGGATGGAGCAGCGGAGCCTACTATCGTATCCAACCGAACTGGTCCGCCCTTCTGCAAACACAACCTCTAAGACGCGGACCCCAACTGCCCCGACTCGGCATAAACGGCGTCCTTCGGCTTGTGTCCGCTGCCGACGGCGAAAAGTCCGCTGTGATGGCGCCGTACCCGCATGCTCGAATTGCGCGAGAGCTGGTGTGGACTGTTTGGAAGGGAGAGCTGCGTCTGCT TCGATTATACTATCTCGAACGGCGTGTTCGAGAGCTGGAAAGACTGGAGCCATTGCCGTTACGCGATAATGCTGATAATGCTGAGAGTACCGACAATAGCCGAAGCGCCTGTGATCAAAATGCGTTGTTTGATGGGCATAATGCAAGTCCAACACCGGCCCCTGTAGTCGTCGAGAATCATGGCATTCACCTGGGTGAAGACCACCACAGCCCTGCCGTGCAGTCACCAGCCGTTTCGGGCTCGACCCAGATCACTCGCAACCAACCACTGGCCCATGAAGTTGGGCTTCTGTCGCTCGCCAACAACACAGAACCTAAATATCTAGGTCCATCATCTGGTATTTCTTTTGCTCGCCTTATCTATGAAAGCGCACCGCAATCACAAGGCCTCCCACTGTCGCTacttcaaggccaaggcacGCATGAACAGCCTCGCGTGCTTCCGCCTACAGCGACAGGACGGGCGCTCAGCTCAGATGCATCTAGCATTCCGCCCATCCCTTTACCCTCTCCGGCCGAATGCCAGCAATACGCTGAGGCTTATTTTGAGGGCACATATCTCTATCCTTTCATCTCACAGCAAGGGCTTTATCAGCTCCTAAGCCAGATTCAGAAGTATAATGAATCTTCTACATGGAACCATCCGCTTCCGATCCGATTAGCTGCGGCGCAAGTGGGCCTTGTTCTTTCCCTGGGGGCACGGTTCCTTGAAGTACGCCTAGGGTCCGATTTTGATTCCAGCGATCTTTTCGTCTCTGCCATGACTCACAGTTCCCAGATCTGCCTTCAGGACAGCATGGAGGGTGTGCAAATTTTGTTACTGATGGTTCTTCACAGCTTCTACAGTCCAGAGGGTCTGAATGCTTGGTATCTACTTCACACTATCATTGCAAGCTGTCTGGACCTTGGACTTCAACGGCGGAATGAAT ATGCAGCAGAGTTGAATTCGGCGACATACCGTCTGGCCGCACAAAGACGTAGCGCCATCTTCTGGTCGGCCTATTCAATGGATCGGACATTAACCACTATTCTCGGTCGTCCATTGACCCTCAGAGATGAGGCCATTGATCAGCCATTCCCAGGCCTGGATGCAagtgatgaagttgaagaagcagcaaccAGGTGGGATAGTGCAAAAATGACGCACCATCCGTTCGAGCAGATACCGTCGACATATCTAGCATTTATTTACTCCTTACGATTTGACCGAATTACTGCTGAGATCAAGCTCATGATATACCGCGTTTCTCGCTCACCACGCCGCTTTCCCTGGCCATCAAACATATCCTCCTGGCAACGGGAGACAGATCAAGCCTGCAAGAATCTCCTAACTGAAGTCTACACTCAGCAGCGCGGGCGTTCCGTGTGCGGTCCTAGCTCACTATCTGGAACTACCGTGCAACGATTGGAGATCAAATTTCACCAGTGCATCATGCTTCTCTACCGACCCAGTCCTCAACTTCCATATCCGACATTCGCAGCCATAGAGTCTTGTTTTGGTAGCGCAATGAAGATAATCCAAATCAACACGGAGCTTCACCGCTTCAGGAACATGGAGTGGTCGTGGCTCTCTGCCCACACTATCTTTGTTGCTGCCATCACAGTTCTGTATTGCCTCTGGGCCTACCCAGCGGTGAGAGACCTGACGCCAGCGACCGTTCCATTATCCCGTGTAGACTCCGCCTTGGAGCTCCTTACCTTCCTTAAACAGCGGTGGTCTGTAGCAGAGGAGCCATGCGAAAAGCTCTCACGACTGATTGCCCTAACCCACGAAACTATGCGCGAGACCGCTGAGAACCAAAGGCGATCTGCGACTGCGGATGACATTACAACACCTCCTCCCGCTGAAACACAGCTTGGAATTGGAGTTAGCATGGTGCCACAAGAGGACGGTAGATCGCTGCTAATAGATGAATTGGGCATCCTACGAGATTTGTTTGACCTCGGCTGGCTCAGTGATTGGGGCTCGGATGCTACCCAGCCACCAGTTTGGGATACTTCCGAGCTTTTGAGGGGCTTTGATAGTTAG